The following are encoded together in the Culex pipiens pallens isolate TS chromosome 1, TS_CPP_V2, whole genome shotgun sequence genome:
- the LOC120413723 gene encoding uncharacterized protein LOC120413723, whose translation MPGSGPVYQPTTVSYETRPGTGAGGGLLAQTTAASSLKMLRKPAAQMAVLVFGLISLAAGIVTIASGSADYSDTEQHPETHPDDGSTTPEEQLDIGLIVAGVFITILGFVLLGLYIKVAEWRRNCVCPCTFSKKQSLARQLQGNSCGGQILALNPSTDPLVSHTQYAPVSEIPQRQEEEEERRNLMPDSKDSCLSSAEESDRMLDPDPRIVLRPIGNSVEDA comes from the exons atgccCGGAAGTGGTCCCGTTTATCAACCGACGACGGTGTCGTATGAAACCCGACCCGGGACCGGGGCCGGAGGGGGTCTGCTGGCCCAGACCACGGCGGCGTCATCCCTCAAGATGCTCCGGAAGCCGGCGGCCCAGATGGCGGTGCTAGTTTTCGGGTTGATTTCCCTCGCCGCAG gcatCGTCACGATCGCCAGCGGTTCCGCCGACTACTCCGACACCGAGCAGCACCCGGAAACACACCCGGACGACGGCAGCACAACGCCGGAGGAGCAGCTCGACATCGGACTGATCGTGGCGGGCGTTTTCATCACAATTTTGGGATTCGTTCTACTAG GCCTCTACATCAAGGTGGCCGAGTGGCGCCGCAACTGCGTCTGTCCGTGCACCTTCTCGAAGAAGCAGAGCCTGGCGCGGCAGCTGCAGGGCAACAGCTGCGGCGGCCAGATCCTGGCGCTGAACCCGAGCACCGACCCGCTCGTTTCGCACACGCAGTACGCGCCGGTGTCGGAGATTCCGCAGcgccaggaggaggaggaggagcggCGGAACCTGATGCCGGACAGCAAGGACTCGTGCCTGAGCAGCGCGGAGGAGAGCGACCGGATGCTGGACCCGGACCCGAGGATCGTGCTGCGACCGATCGGGAACTCGGTGGAGGATGCCTAG